From Aquificota bacterium, one genomic window encodes:
- a CDS encoding N-glycosylase/DNA lyase, whose amino-acid sequence MFEEILKIKEKVKPYVDKRLSEFKELGEKGKTTFDFRPFADNVYEADLFSELCFCILTANSSALMGIKLQKAIGIEGFKSMSLEELEKAISSAGHRFARQRAERIVKARENFHRVMELLKNSKNAKEIRELLSDSCSKYKVEGFGLKEASHFLRNIGYENLAIVDRHVFRYLKEKGLLPDYKTITRKIYLEAEKRLEEVCERLGMTQAELDLYVFYYKTGKVLK is encoded by the coding sequence GTGTTTGAGGAGATATTAAAGATAAAGGAAAAGGTCAAGCCTTATGTGGATAAAAGACTATCTGAGTTCAAAGAACTGGGGGAGAAGGGAAAGACCACCTTTGATTTTAGACCCTTTGCGGACAATGTGTATGAGGCAGACCTTTTTTCCGAGCTTTGCTTTTGCATACTTACAGCCAACTCTTCTGCGTTGATGGGCATAAAACTGCAAAAGGCCATAGGCATAGAGGGCTTCAAAAGCATGAGCTTGGAAGAGCTTGAAAAGGCCATCTCTTCCGCAGGCCACAGGTTTGCCCGCCAAAGGGCAGAGAGGATAGTCAAGGCAAGGGAGAATTTTCATAGAGTTATGGAGCTTTTAAAGAACTCTAAGAATGCCAAGGAGATAAGAGAGCTTTTGAGCGATAGCTGTTCCAAGTATAAGGTGGAAGGCTTTGGCCTAAAGGAGGCTTCCCATTTTCTCAGAAACATAGGCTATGAGAACCTTGCCATAGTGGACAGGCACGTGTTCCGATACCTCAAAGAAAAGGGCCTTTTGCCAGACTATAAGACCATCACAAGGAAGATATACCTTGAGGCGGAAAAAAGGCTTGAAGAGGTATGCGAAAGGCTTGGCATGACCCAAGCAGAGCTTGACCTTTATGTTTTTTACTATAAAACGGGAAAAGTGTTGAAGTAA
- a CDS encoding NADH-quinone oxidoreductase subunit I, with the protein MGIKKVDRKAFLNLIETVLFVDFIKGLSVTLKNLFRRPITTNYPIEKLTPPKRYRGAHGHFVWDGTEPDSLRAIEKFMSYEKGKSRCVACYMCQTACPMPTLFRIEAVQMPDGSKKVVRFDMNLLNCLFCGLCVDACPVGCLTMTDLYELAGYTRRSAVLKMDKLEENAIDWKKRRGNEPDRIWIDDEHRERLWGKIEWSG; encoded by the coding sequence ATGGGTATAAAAAAGGTAGACAGGAAAGCCTTCCTTAACCTTATAGAGACGGTGCTATTTGTGGATTTTATAAAGGGCCTTTCGGTCACGCTAAAAAACCTTTTTCGCAGGCCTATCACCACCAACTATCCCATTGAAAAGCTAACGCCACCTAAGAGGTATAGAGGGGCCCATGGCCATTTTGTTTGGGATGGCACAGAGCCAGACTCTCTAAGGGCCATAGAGAAGTTTATGAGCTATGAGAAGGGTAAGAGCAGGTGCGTGGCCTGTTATATGTGCCAGACAGCCTGTCCTATGCCAACCCTCTTTAGAATAGAGGCGGTGCAGATGCCCGACGGGTCTAAAAAGGTAGTTAGGTTTGATATGAACTTGCTTAACTGTCTTTTCTGTGGTCTATGCGTGGATGCTTGTCCTGTGGGCTGTCTTACCATGACAGACCTTTATGAGCTTGCTGGCTATACAAGAAGGTCTGCGGTGCTTAAAATGGACAAGCTTGAAGAGAACGCCATAGACTGGAAGAAGAGAAGGGGCAATGAGCCCGACCGTATATGGATTGACGATGAACATAGAGAAAGACTTTGGGGGAAGATAGAATGGAGTGGATAA
- a CDS encoding NADH-quinone oxidoreductase subunit N, producing MEQLVRLEFPNLWLVLPELIVLITGFILFSLDLIYKRINHALAISVSLTGYIIALLFLVLNPNMKGETFYGLYYRDSFSTLVQVFMLLLTIFLLGFTYKYYKHKRSLYGEFYYILNFSLVGGMFLASSYNLIVLYVALEAVSISFYILTALLRSDFNSKEGAFKYLMLGGLSIALASYGAGFMYLYSGSLDLRYILTHVGENHYFLVLGLVLFLIGFAIKIGAVPFHFWLPDAYQGAPTPITAYMASFGKLAFFAPLVRLMPYAQEHFSYAWITTVGIISALTMLYGNLTALVQKDVKRLLAYSSIAHSGYIMAGIAIAKVIGLKAVIYFLIAYALMGFGSFMVLALLERVPNWENRLEQFSGLRFSSPWLALSFMIMLLALLGVPPTVGFVGKALVFMSLSFGSLWWLALVMIVATGISTGYYLRITALMFMKEPNGEFSLSLSGAEKLLIMLITIGVVLLGAVPTILWNFVSASAENLFMR from the coding sequence ATGGAACAGCTGGTAAGATTGGAATTTCCCAACCTTTGGCTTGTCCTCCCAGAACTTATAGTACTGATAACGGGCTTTATCCTCTTTAGCTTAGACCTTATATACAAAAGGATAAACCATGCCCTTGCCATAAGCGTAAGCCTCACAGGCTACATAATAGCTTTGCTCTTTCTTGTCCTAAACCCTAACATGAAGGGAGAAACCTTTTACGGCTTGTATTATAGGGATAGCTTTTCAACTCTGGTGCAGGTCTTTATGCTCCTCCTTACCATATTCCTCCTTGGCTTTACATACAAGTATTACAAGCACAAAAGGTCCTTATACGGAGAGTTTTATTACATCCTTAACTTTTCCTTGGTAGGTGGCATGTTCCTTGCCTCTTCCTATAACCTTATAGTGCTTTATGTGGCCCTTGAGGCCGTATCCATATCCTTTTACATCCTTACGGCCCTTCTTAGGTCCGACTTTAACTCCAAGGAAGGTGCCTTCAAATACCTCATGCTTGGTGGCCTTTCCATAGCCTTGGCCTCTTATGGTGCCGGCTTTATGTATCTATACTCTGGCTCTTTGGACCTAAGGTATATCCTCACCCATGTAGGTGAAAACCACTACTTTTTAGTTTTGGGCCTTGTGCTTTTCCTTATAGGCTTTGCCATAAAGATAGGAGCTGTGCCTTTCCACTTTTGGCTTCCAGATGCCTACCAAGGCGCTCCTACGCCCATAACGGCCTACATGGCTTCCTTTGGAAAGCTTGCCTTCTTTGCTCCCCTTGTAAGGCTAATGCCCTACGCTCAAGAACACTTCTCCTACGCTTGGATAACCACCGTAGGCATCATATCAGCCCTCACCATGCTTTATGGAAATCTGACAGCCCTTGTGCAAAAGGATGTAAAGAGGCTTTTGGCTTACTCTTCTATAGCCCATTCTGGATACATAATGGCAGGTATTGCCATTGCCAAGGTTATCGGCCTAAAGGCTGTGATCTACTTTTTGATAGCCTATGCCCTTATGGGCTTTGGTAGTTTTATGGTGCTTGCCTTGCTTGAAAGGGTTCCCAACTGGGAAAACAGGCTTGAACAGTTTTCTGGTCTTAGGTTTTCCTCTCCTTGGCTTGCCTTGTCTTTTATGATAATGCTCCTTGCCCTTCTCGGTGTTCCGCCCACCGTTGGCTTTGTGGGAAAGGCTTTAGTCTTTATGTCCCTTTCCTTTGGAAGCCTTTGGTGGCTTGCCCTTGTGATGATAGTGGCTACCGGTATATCCACGGGATATTACCTGAGGATAACGGCCCTTATGTTTATGAAGGAGCCTAACGGGGAATTTAGCCTTTCTCTTTCCGGTGCAGAAAAGTTGCTTATAATGCTTATAACCATAGGCGTTGTCTTGCTCGGTGCTGTGCCTACAATATTATGGAACTTTGTTAGTGCTTCGGCAGAAAACCTTTTTATGAGGTAA
- a CDS encoding NADH-quinone oxidoreductase subunit J: MEWIIFGFLASWAVLSVMGVLFLKNPVHALLSFVSLILAVAGMFLHLGAELLAGLQLIIYAVAIVVFYVFVITTIPWEKVKRFEGFYKKEFFFGFPILLLAFGGFAYAILKGNFAHVGVAGQDNVKEVGKSLFTTYLFPLEVASVILLTAMIGAILLGRKEE; this comes from the coding sequence ATGGAGTGGATAATCTTTGGCTTTTTGGCCTCTTGGGCTGTTTTGTCCGTGATGGGTGTTCTATTTTTGAAAAACCCAGTGCATGCCCTTCTATCCTTTGTTAGCCTTATACTGGCGGTGGCTGGCATGTTCCTTCACTTGGGTGCGGAGCTTTTAGCAGGCTTACAGCTTATAATCTATGCGGTTGCCATAGTGGTCTTTTATGTCTTTGTGATAACCACCATTCCTTGGGAAAAGGTCAAAAGGTTTGAAGGCTTTTATAAAAAGGAGTTTTTCTTTGGCTTTCCCATTTTGCTTTTGGCCTTTGGAGGCTTTGCCTATGCCATACTTAAAGGCAACTTTGCCCATGTGGGTGTGGCGGGCCAAGATAATGTAAAGGAGGTAGGTAAGAGCCTTTTTACCACTTACCTCTTTCCTCTTGAAGTGGCTTCTGTTATACTATTGACAGCCATGATAGGAGCCATCCTTCTTGGAAGGAAAGAGGAGTGA
- a CDS encoding NuoM family protein, with protein MEGFPLISISMILPLIGSLVILIAREALSRWIAVAFSGFVFLLSLISLFFFDFSKAHKVQFEERYSLIPELNLSLHLGFDGLSYLMYILTTLTSLSAILWSTRDHQISHRLKEYFVWFLLTESFLVGVFASLDLMVFYVFYELTLVPMFFVIGIWGYKLRMYSAYKFFIYIFVSSLFLLLGIVSIAVQHYKQFGKFSFNYFDLINNRYSLEFEVFMFLLFLIAFAVKTPIVPFHTWLPDAHGEAPTAGSVVLAAILLKMGTYALLRFNIGLFPEASVFLMPLMVLWGIFSIVFASWFTISQSNVKRFVAYSSVSHMGFVVAGMFLLNAEGLRASITEMFAHGLTSSALFMMAGFIYNRLHSFNMQALKGSIKFMPLFAVLVAITGFSSMGLPGGSSFWGKFLTIVGAREYSLILAFLVIVGAFFSAVYVLYLLKTLYLDTKEESRLVHFTDIRGYKLLAYLLVVVPMLMVGFLPFLFFAFYDPYIDHLLKAIIIRIVGG; from the coding sequence ATGGAAGGCTTTCCTTTGATTTCTATAAGTATGATACTGCCTTTGATAGGCAGTCTTGTAATCCTTATTGCAAGGGAGGCCCTTTCTAGGTGGATAGCTGTAGCCTTTAGCGGTTTTGTTTTTCTCCTTTCTTTGATTTCTTTGTTCTTCTTTGATTTTTCCAAGGCGCACAAGGTTCAATTTGAGGAAAGGTATAGCCTTATTCCAGAGCTAAACTTAAGCCTTCACCTTGGCTTTGATGGCCTTTCTTATCTTATGTATATTCTTACCACCCTTACCTCTCTCTCCGCCATACTATGGTCCACAAGGGACCATCAGATAAGCCATAGGTTAAAGGAATACTTTGTGTGGTTTTTGTTAACAGAGAGCTTCCTGGTGGGTGTTTTTGCCAGCCTTGACCTTATGGTCTTTTATGTCTTTTATGAGCTAACCTTGGTGCCAATGTTCTTTGTTATAGGTATATGGGGCTACAAGCTAAGGATGTATTCGGCCTATAAGTTCTTCATATATATATTTGTATCCTCCCTCTTTTTGCTTCTTGGTATAGTAAGCATTGCGGTCCAGCATTACAAACAGTTTGGTAAGTTTTCCTTCAACTACTTTGACCTTATAAACAACAGGTATAGCCTTGAGTTTGAGGTTTTTATGTTCCTTTTGTTCCTTATCGCCTTTGCGGTAAAAACGCCCATAGTGCCTTTCCATACATGGCTACCGGACGCCCACGGTGAGGCACCAACGGCTGGTTCTGTGGTCCTTGCAGCCATACTCCTTAAGATGGGCACCTACGCACTCCTTAGGTTCAACATAGGCCTGTTTCCAGAGGCTTCCGTGTTCCTTATGCCACTTATGGTCCTTTGGGGCATATTCTCCATAGTCTTTGCCTCTTGGTTCACCATAAGCCAAAGCAATGTAAAAAGGTTTGTGGCGTACTCTTCCGTTAGCCATATGGGCTTTGTAGTAGCTGGTATGTTCCTCCTAAATGCAGAAGGTCTAAGGGCCAGCATTACAGAGATGTTCGCCCATGGCCTTACCTCCTCCGCTCTGTTTATGATGGCAGGCTTTATATACAACAGGCTTCACAGCTTTAACATGCAGGCCCTAAAAGGTAGTATAAAGTTCATGCCCTTGTTCGCCGTGCTTGTGGCCATTACAGGCTTTTCCTCCATGGGCCTTCCCGGTGGTTCCTCCTTCTGGGGTAAGTTCCTCACCATAGTGGGTGCAAGAGAATACAGCCTTATACTTGCCTTCCTTGTAATAGTAGGTGCTTTCTTTAGCGCCGTGTATGTTCTTTACCTTTTGAAAACCCTCTACTTGGATACAAAGGAAGAGAGCAGGCTTGTGCATTTTACCGATATAAGGGGTTATAAGCTCCTTGCTTACCTTCTCGTTGTGGTGCCGATGCTTATGGTTGGCTTTCTTCCCTTCCTATTCTTCGCCTTTTATGACCCTTACATAGACCACCTTCTAAAAGCCATCATAATAAGGATAGTGGGGGGCTAA
- the nuoK gene encoding NADH-quinone oxidoreductase subunit NuoK: MSIEKAYILISIFLFLSGLLGVIIRKNLITLLISTELMLNGVNLALASVDKMVGGVEGQVFALFVLAVAASEVAVGLGLIVALFRLKGYEGSSEITHLRE; encoded by the coding sequence GTGAGCATAGAGAAGGCTTATATCCTTATAAGCATCTTTTTATTCCTTTCGGGCCTGCTTGGTGTTATCATAAGAAAGAACCTTATAACCCTTCTCATAAGCACGGAGCTTATGCTGAACGGGGTAAACTTGGCACTTGCGAGCGTGGATAAGATGGTTGGCGGTGTGGAAGGGCAGGTTTTTGCACTGTTTGTATTGGCGGTGGCTGCTTCTGAGGTGGCCGTAGGCCTTGGCCTGATAGTGGCTCTCTTTAGGCTTAAGGGCTATGAAGGCTCTTCTGAAATTACGCACCTGAGGGAATAG
- the nuoL gene encoding NADH-quinone oxidoreductase subunit L: MEGLLILLSPLIAFLVIGLFGSRLGDMASAILCVLGGLFSFLFSLWATAKALQEPFSVKLYDFLPLGNYTLSLGLYFDPLSSITASVVTFVATLIFIYSIGYMSNLFGQWTFKFYAYLSLFLFAMLLIVLSDNLLGIFFGWEGVGLASYLLIGYFHTQKKAANASLEAFTLNRIGDWFFLFGIIASFYLFGTLNIVEIFSKLSGVDKALLGLACLLLFGGAVGKSGQLPLHTWLPNAMAGPTPVSALLHAATMVAAGVYMVARLYPMFESAPQSLKVVAVIGGLTALFAALAATSHTDIKKIIAFSTMSQLGLMFLALGLGDKVAAMFHLTTHAFFKALLFLSAGSIIHAFHHHVHDIYEVGNLKKYMPITYASFLVGALALAGIFPLSGFWSKDMIVATAYEASFGWGLLASVVSLLTAYYIFREGFVMFHGKERHHGEEPHESPGVMLVPMVVLSIMAVVAGFFEGWYSKVFGAEKELHLNIAVLSVAIGLTGIAIAYVVYIKGIINPEKAYEALKPLHTTFKEQFFTERLYHKVLAKGYMSLSRVLFLVGDRFIIDGFLNLLNFLYFRVVKFLWMKLDIMLVDLFINGVAKLAYWTGKKVRNVQTGLLNNYVSFLLIGVILILGIILYSMR, from the coding sequence ATGGAAGGGCTACTAATACTACTTTCACCCTTAATAGCCTTTTTGGTAATAGGCCTATTTGGCTCAAGGCTGGGAGATATGGCATCTGCCATCCTTTGCGTCCTTGGTGGACTTTTCTCCTTTCTTTTCTCCCTCTGGGCCACAGCAAAGGCACTCCAAGAACCATTTAGCGTAAAGCTCTATGACTTTTTGCCCCTTGGCAATTACACACTGTCTTTGGGACTCTACTTTGACCCCCTTTCCTCTATTACCGCCTCTGTAGTGACCTTCGTTGCTACTCTTATCTTCATCTACTCTATTGGTTATATGTCTAACCTCTTTGGCCAGTGGACCTTTAAGTTCTACGCTTACCTTTCCCTGTTCCTCTTTGCTATGCTTCTGATTGTCTTGTCTGACAACCTTCTTGGCATCTTCTTTGGCTGGGAAGGTGTGGGATTGGCTTCTTACCTTCTTATAGGCTACTTTCACACACAAAAGAAGGCAGCCAACGCATCTTTGGAAGCCTTTACACTAAACAGAATAGGAGACTGGTTTTTCCTCTTTGGCATAATAGCAAGCTTTTACCTTTTTGGCACACTAAACATAGTGGAGATATTTAGCAAGCTAAGTGGTGTGGATAAGGCCCTTTTGGGTCTTGCCTGTTTGTTGCTTTTTGGTGGAGCGGTAGGAAAGTCTGGGCAGTTGCCACTGCACACATGGCTACCAAACGCCATGGCAGGTCCAACGCCAGTGTCAGCCTTGCTACACGCAGCCACCATGGTAGCGGCAGGAGTCTATATGGTAGCAAGGCTATATCCCATGTTTGAGAGCGCACCACAGAGTTTAAAAGTGGTAGCGGTAATAGGCGGATTAACGGCCCTGTTTGCAGCATTGGCAGCAACCTCACACACAGATATAAAGAAGATAATAGCCTTTTCCACCATGAGCCAACTTGGGCTAATGTTTTTGGCCTTAGGCCTTGGGGACAAGGTAGCGGCCATGTTCCACCTTACCACACACGCCTTTTTCAAAGCCCTACTCTTTTTATCGGCAGGTTCCATAATCCATGCCTTTCACCACCATGTGCATGACATATACGAGGTAGGCAATTTAAAGAAGTATATGCCCATAACCTACGCAAGCTTTTTAGTAGGAGCCTTAGCATTGGCTGGAATATTTCCTCTATCGGGCTTTTGGAGCAAGGACATGATAGTAGCCACGGCCTATGAGGCAAGCTTTGGCTGGGGGCTATTGGCATCGGTAGTAAGCTTACTAACAGCCTACTACATATTCAGGGAAGGCTTTGTAATGTTTCATGGCAAAGAGAGGCACCATGGAGAGGAGCCACATGAAAGCCCTGGAGTGATGTTGGTGCCTATGGTAGTTTTAAGCATAATGGCAGTGGTAGCGGGCTTTTTTGAAGGATGGTATAGCAAAGTTTTTGGAGCGGAGAAAGAATTGCATTTAAACATAGCGGTGTTGTCAGTGGCCATAGGGCTAACAGGCATAGCCATAGCCTATGTGGTGTATATAAAGGGCATAATAAATCCGGAGAAGGCCTATGAGGCCCTAAAGCCTTTACATACTACCTTCAAAGAGCAGTTCTTTACAGAAAGGCTTTACCATAAGGTTTTGGCAAAGGGCTATATGTCCCTCTCAAGGGTGCTTTTCTTGGTGGGGGACAGGTTTATCATAGATGGCTTTCTAAACTTATTAAACTTTCTATACTTTAGGGTGGTTAAGTTCCTTTGGATGAAGCTGGATATAATGCTTGTGGACCTTTTTATCAATGGTGTGGCAAAGCTTGCCTACTGGACTGGTAAAAAGGTAAGGAATGTACAAACGGGCCTTTTGAATAACTATGTAAGCTTTTTATTGATTGGTGTGATTTTAATACTTGGCATAATTCTGTACAGTATGAGGTGA